Genomic window (Lutra lutra chromosome 6, mLutLut1.2, whole genome shotgun sequence):
GGAATAGGATTCCCAAATGAGATTGAAATAGGAAAAACCTGTGGAGCTCTCTAAAATACGAATGTTTATATGCTCCTCCTCCCCATGAAGATGGTCAGGCAGCCTAGTGGGTGcacttggttgagtgtctgacatgtgatttcagctcaggttgtgatctcagggttgttggaccgatcccagcatcaggctctgcgctcaggttacaatctgcttgagattctttctccgtCTCCCTGCAaccctcttgctcatgctctctctttctcaaattaaataatacatatatacatatatgtatatatatgcataagatCTGGTAAGAAAAATCAGCATCTCGGGGAGTTGTGTGAAACCATGAACTTGGATTTTGAGCACTCATTTGCACAAAAGAATGTGGTAAGAAAATTCCCTTGAGACTTATCACCGGAAATTTTAGATGATCCACGTAGGTCACAAACATCTTAATCACTCTGGCATTCAATGTGTTCCATCAAAGGGTCTTCCCCGCCCAGTCATCTGGAGTCCTGGCCCCTGCAAAGCACCTTCTTCATTGCTCCCGTCACATCCTTGTTCCGCAGCGTATATATGATGGGGTTGACCGTGGGGGTGACGATGGTgtagaacaaagaaacaaactttcCCTGATCCTGGGAGTAGTTGTTGCTGGGCTGGAGGTAAGCATAGATGGCCGTGCCATAGAACAGGGAGACCACTGTGATGTGGGACCCACATGTGCCAAACGCTTTCCTCTGCCCTGCAGATGACTTTATTCTTAAGACCGCCCTGACAATCCGACCATAGGAGACTGTGATTAATATCACAGGTATGAGGAGAATGACCACACCAACAAAGAAGAGCACAGACTCATTCACAGTGGTGTCAACACAGGCAAGCTTGAGCAGTGGGGGGACCTCACAAAGGAAGTGgtctattttatttctcccacaAAGTGGTAAAAGGAATGTGAGCACTGTCTCCAGTGAAGAGTTGGCAAAACCAATGAACCACGATGCAGAAGCCATGAGGGCACAGAGACGGGGGTGCATGATCACGGTGTACTGCAggggcttgcagatggctgcatAGCGGTCAAACGCCATGACCCCTAAGAGAACGCATTCTGTGGATCCCAACCCTAGAGAGATGAAGAGCTGAGCCACACAGCCACCAAAGGAGATAGACTTGTCTGCTGTCCTGAGATGAACCAGGAGCTGCGGGACACTGCTGGTCGTGTAACACAGGTCCAGAAAGCTTAGGTTggagaggaaaaagtacatgggagtCTGAAGATGTGGGTCGAGGTGGGCCAAGGCAATGATGGTGGCGTTTCCCAGCAGAGTGAACAGGTAGAAGATCAGGAGGACCACAAAGAGGACTAGCTGCAGTTGAGGCCGGTCAGAGAACCCCAGCAGGATAAACCCCGTGAAAGAGCTGCCATTCTTCTGTTCCATCCTCTGTTAGCGCATGTTTCCTGTCAGGACCCAGCGTTTAGCAACTTTTAAAGAAggcttcaaaaaattaaacagttggtggggggtggggttagggTCTGGATCTATCATGTTATAAGACAGGGTCATGGGATTTTATCGGCAATTATTTGAATAAATGGTGTACTCATTTATATTGACGTAGTTTTTACCAATATAGTGGCCAACactttgctcttccttctgcagATATCTATTTCTCACATTATCAAATAGAGTTGTTTTAAAATTCCTGAAAGTTAGGGATATTCCCTATCAACATTCTAAtcagaataaacattttcaagaatTATCCAATTGTGTAATCTATGAACAAAGTGTATGCTTCACATCACTCCCTATGATAGAACAATTCCGTAGGTAATAGCGTAGAGATAAAGACAGGTACATTCTCAAAGCAAAGACCAGTCAAAGCACTATAAAGGAATCCTTAAATTAGTACAAGGAAAGGCATAAATAAAGGGATATTTTGGTATTATACAAAATCTTTGACATCCGTCAACGTTAGGCTAATTATCCCCTTTCTGGAAGCTCTCTTAAAAGGTTAGTGACACTGGACCCAACATATGGCCAGCTCTAAGGCGAGACTGATGACCATTTTCATCCAGCGGCCTGGTACTGAAGAAGCATAGTTCTACACCAACCAAAAAGGCCTCCGAAAATGAGTATTCTAGCTCTATCCTATTCAAATGGTATTCAATGGTATTCAAATACActacatttttaattcttccaagactttaaaaatcagaattggaTTTGATTTTAGACTCACTGATGTGTGAAAGAAATTGATACAAAACTGGCATAAACTAAGTGTCCATAAAATCCAAATAGAAAATGTAGTATTTCACACTATTTTATACTTCCTTCGATTTTCTATGCAGATGTATTCAGTGATATCCACATCAGAAAGTCTATACACAAAAAATTTCTTAATAGAATTCATATATAAAAGTATTTGAGACTGTCTAAATGTGTGCAACAGGGTATATGTCCTGACTCACATCAGGtaa
Coding sequences:
- the LOC125102004 gene encoding putative olfactory receptor 2B8: MEQKNGSSFTGFILLGFSDRPQLQLVLFVVLLIFYLFTLLGNATIIALAHLDPHLQTPMYFFLSNLSFLDLCYTTSSVPQLLVHLRTADKSISFGGCVAQLFISLGLGSTECVLLGVMAFDRYAAICKPLQYTVIMHPRLCALMASASWFIGFANSSLETVLTFLLPLCGRNKIDHFLCEVPPLLKLACVDTTVNESVLFFVGVVILLIPVILITVSYGRIVRAVLRIKSSAGQRKAFGTCGSHITVVSLFYGTAIYAYLQPSNNYSQDQGKFVSLFYTIVTPTVNPIIYTLRNKDVTGAMKKVLCRGQDSR